The Bacillus thermozeamaize genome contains the following window.
GATGAATTCGCGGTACGCAGCCACCGGCTGGCCCACCGGGCGATACAGGAAGGAAAGTTTAAAGAAGAAATTGTTCCGGTCACGGTGGTTGAGCGGACGTTTGACGAAACAAGCGGGAAAGTGATTGAGCAAACGAAGCAGTTCGACACCGACGAAGGGGTTCGTCCCGACACCAACATGGAGACGCTGGCCAAGCTCCGTCCGGCCTTCCAGGTCAATGGCACAGTCACCGCGGGGAATTCCTCGCAAACCAGCGACGGTGCGGCCGCGGTGGTGGTCATGTCGGCGGATAAAGCGGAGGAACTGGGCTTAAAACCCCTGGCCATTTTCCGCTCCTTTGCTGTCGGCGGTGTCGAGCCGGAGGTCATGGGCATCGGTCCTGTCGTGGCCATTCCGAAGGCGCTGAAGCTGGCCGGCATCACCGTGGATCAAGTGGACCTGTTTGAAATCAACGAGGCCTTTGCCGCGCAAAGCGTGGCCGTGATCCGCCAACTGGAGCTGGATCTGGAGAAAATCAACGTCAACGGCGGGGCGATCGCGTTGGGGCATCCGCTCGGCTGCACGGGGGCGAAACTGACGGTGCAACTGATATATGAGATGAAGCGCCGCGGCGGAAAATATGGCGTCGTCTCGATGTGCATCGGCGGCGGCATGGGAGCGGCCGGCGTCTTCGAGTTCCCAGCGTAATCGACAACAGCCATTTTAAGGAGGGAATGTGGATGAGCACACAGGAGAAAGTGAAAGGCGCCAGCTTTTTGCTGGAAGAGATTTCCCCGGAGCAAGTGTTTACACCGGAAGACATCACCGAAGAGCAAAAAATGATTGGGCGTACGGTGCTTGAGTTTGTGGAAAAAGAAATCGAGCCTGTACGGGAAAAGCTGGAAAGCCTCGATTACGACCTGTCGATCCAGTTGATGCGCAAGGCCGGGGAACTGGGTTTGCTCGGGGGAGAAGTGCCGGAAGAATACGGCGGGCTTGATCTGGACAAGATCAGCGCGACCATCCTCAGCGAAAACATGACTCGTGGTGGCTCCTTTGCGTTGACGCACGGGGCGCACATCGGCATCGGCAGTTTGCCCATCGTCCTGTTCGGCAGTCCGGAACAGAAGCAAAAATACTTGCCGAAACTGGTGACCGGCGAACTGATCGCCGCCTACGCCCTGACCGAGCCTGGCTCCGGTTCCGATGCGCTGGGCGCCAAAACGACGGCCGTATTGTCAGCGGACGGCAAGCACTATATCCTCAACGGCAGCAAGCAGTTCATCACCAACGGCGGGTTTGCCGACATTTTCATCGTCTATGCCAAAGTGGACGGGGAAAAGTTTACCGCCTTCATCGTCGAGCGCAACTTCCCTGGCGTGACCATCGGACCGGAAGAGAAGAAGATGGGAATCAAAGGTTCCTCCACCTGTCCTGTGATTCTGGAAGATGTGAAGGTGCCCGTGGAAAACGTCCTCGGGGAGATTGGCAAGGGCCATGTCATCGCCTTCAACATCCTCAACATCGGCCGCTTTAAGCTCGGCGTCGGCGCCGTGGGCACAACCAAATGGGCGATTGAACTGTCCGCCAAATACGCCAATGAGCGCAAGCAGTTCAATGTGCCGATCAGCCGTTTTCGCTTGATTCAGCAAAAACTGGCGGAAATGAACATCGCCGCCTATGTCAACGAATCGACCGTTTACCGTACCGCCGGCTTGATTGATCAGGCGCTGCAGGGGCTGGATTCCAACGCTCCGGACATCGGCGTCGTGACCGGCAAGCGGATCGAAGAATACGCCATTGAATGCTCGATCAACAAGGTGTTCGGATCCGAGATCATGGATCAGGTCGTGGATGAGGCTGTTCAGATCCACGGCGGATATGGTTACATCCAAGAGTATAAGGTCGAGCAGATGTACCGTGACTCCCGGATTAACCGGATCTTTGAAGGGACCAACGAAATCAACCGCCTGCTGATTCCGGGAACGCTGGTCAAGAAGGCGATGCGTGGCGACCTTCCTTTGCTTTCTGCTATCCAGAACCTGCAGAAAGAGCTTATCAGTTACATTCCGA
Protein-coding sequences here:
- a CDS encoding acyl-CoA dehydrogenase — protein: MSTQEKVKGASFLLEEISPEQVFTPEDITEEQKMIGRTVLEFVEKEIEPVREKLESLDYDLSIQLMRKAGELGLLGGEVPEEYGGLDLDKISATILSENMTRGGSFALTHGAHIGIGSLPIVLFGSPEQKQKYLPKLVTGELIAAYALTEPGSGSDALGAKTTAVLSADGKHYILNGSKQFITNGGFADIFIVYAKVDGEKFTAFIVERNFPGVTIGPEEKKMGIKGSSTCPVILEDVKVPVENVLGEIGKGHVIAFNILNIGRFKLGVGAVGTTKWAIELSAKYANERKQFNVPISRFRLIQQKLAEMNIAAYVNESTVYRTAGLIDQALQGLDSNAPDIGVVTGKRIEEYAIECSINKVFGSEIMDQVVDEAVQIHGGYGYIQEYKVEQMYRDSRINRIFEGTNEINRLLIPGTLVKKAMRGDLPLLSAIQNLQKELISYIPTPAEGLLGAEKTLIDAAKKITLMVAGLGVQKYQTKLEQEQELLANVADMIIAIYTMESAYLRTLKAIARDGEAAHQNKIDMTRVYVHEAFEQVERLARESLAAISEGDQLLTQLSILKKLARRNPANTIALKRAIAQRVIEAEKYVS
- a CDS encoding acetyl-CoA acetyltransferase (Catalyzes the synthesis of acetoacetyl coenzyme A from two molecules of acetyl coenzyme A. It can also act as a thiolase, catalyzing the reverse reaction and generating two-carbon units from the four-carbon product of fatty acid oxidation) → MREAVIVSGARTAVGKAPRGSLRNTRPEELGAIVVKEAIRRAPGLKPEDVEDVIIGCAMPEAEQGLNLGRIVAVRAGLPTTVCGMTVNRFCSSGLQTIALAAQQIMTGMADVIVAGGVESMSMVPMTGNKIAPDPYLVEHMPQIYMSMGHTAEQVAKRYQITREMQDEFAVRSHRLAHRAIQEGKFKEEIVPVTVVERTFDETSGKVIEQTKQFDTDEGVRPDTNMETLAKLRPAFQVNGTVTAGNSSQTSDGAAAVVVMSADKAEELGLKPLAIFRSFAVGGVEPEVMGIGPVVAIPKALKLAGITVDQVDLFEINEAFAAQSVAVIRQLELDLEKINVNGGAIALGHPLGCTGAKLTVQLIYEMKRRGGKYGVVSMCIGGGMGAAGVFEFPA